In Fibrobacter sp. UWB10, the genomic window CTTCAGCATCCTTCATCGTCTTAAGGGTTGCGGTCTTTTTGGCAGCGACCTTCGCCACCTTTTCCTTTACCACAGCCTTAATTTTCGACTTTGTTTCTGTTTCTTTTTTTATAGCCATACTAGGCCTCCTTCATTAAAAATCCTACCTGCGCTCCTGGCCCCATGTAGCAATACCGGTGAGACCAATACGGAGCCCGATAAACGTTTCTTCCCATTCTGTTTTAGAATCGGAGAAGCGCTTGCCCCCTTGCAATGCAATATCGATTGTGGTGCCCTTGCGGCCCAGCGGGAATCCGCCACCGAGCGAGCCACCCACTTCATAAACATCCTTGATGTACCAATTTCTGTACCATGCTCCGGCGCGATAACTAATTCGGCTCCAGTAAGCATCATAGAACAGCGGAGATCCATCAAACTGGTAACCAAGCGACACCATGTAATCTGTCTGGGTTTCAGTTTCTTCGGGCATGTTCCAACCACCCGCGATATTCTGAATATCCTTGTCCCAAATGCGCCAAGTCAAATCCATCATGACATTGTGACGCTTTGCCAAGCGGTAATTGACGCCTGTGGCAAGCATTGCCGGCACATCAATTTCGCGCTTAGAATGGGTCGATACAATCGAATCCAGTTCGCTGAATCTAAAGTCATAATCCAGCGAATTGACCAAGGTATAACCGGTCGTATACGACAAGAAATACGATGCCATCTTACCGCGATACTGGATAGCTCCCGTATAGTAAGCCGGGTGATGCTTGATTTCCCAATCGCCTTCAACATGGTCAGAAAGATTGCTTGCATCTGCAGCCCAAGTTTCAGAAGATTCCAGGTCGTCGTAACTAGGACCAATCGTCAAATCACGAGAAATATTGCCCATTACAACGTGCGCAGACGCACCCACAGAAAGGGAACGGAAGAACGGCAAACGAACCGCATAAGTCGGAACGAGTTCGTAGACGCTACCCTTGTATTCAATTTTGGAATCAGTCGTCGCATTTTTATTTTCGAATTCATCGTTCAGAGAAGACGAATAATGCTGCCACAACGAAAGACCCATTGCACCGAACATGCCCATAGGGAACGAAAAGTTCATGGACGGAAGCGTCATGCCGGAATACGCATAATGCTTACCCCCGTTACGGGCTGCATCGAGTTCCATAGCAAAGTTCAGGTTAAAAACCACCTTCGCATCAAAAGCCATTCGTGCCGGGTTCACGACAGACAAGCCTTCGGCATCGCCCGTTTTGGCATTACCGGCAAAACCGCGTGCCGCCGCAGACGTAACACCACCCATCACCTGTTCTTCGCCCAAGGCATCAAGCCCGATCATCGAAGAAAAAGCAAAACTCGTAAAAGCACCTAATGCAAGCAGAAATTTTTTCATTATTCATCCCCCCGCCTAGATGCAAGCCAGAGCTTAAGAGTCATCGGATTTTCCAAAGAGGTTGAAAAATCGTAGCGGGCATAATCAAAGTAATTCACATACTGAAGGAGAGTGTCTGTCACACTCACGATCGAATCGCCACGATCGGTCTCAATCGTATCTTTCCTAGACTTCGTATAATCCGTGAAGGTCGGGTCCTTTTCCTGCAAGTACGGAAGGCCCATACGCATCATGAACTTCATATTACGGCCATCGCTAGCCTTATTCAAGAATTCACGCACGCCGTAAGTCAGCTGAATCGTCAAGGAATCGCCGTCGTGGAAAATCAAGTTCTGGAAACCCGATTCGACAACCGTAGCCGTATCGATAAGGTACTTCGACTGCATACGGCGAACCACCTGGTCAGCACTATCCACAAAGGAGCCGCTCAGCATCTGGATGGGATAACCAAATTCGTTACTGCCCTTGGAATCATCGCGGGCCATCGTAAGTTGCGCATGGAGAACCACCTGGCGAACATCGTTGCCGTCGCCATCTGCACTGGGGAATTCATCGCCATAAAATTCAGACAGAGCCTCAAGGATAGGTTCGGACGGAAGTTCAACAACCAAGGAATCGTAAGTACCAGCATGCAGAATCGGGCATTCCGGACAATCTTCCTCGTTAGTCATGACATCTGCCATACGGAACGGATTAGGCGTAACGTATGTCATCGAATCTGAATGCATTTCGAAAATAGGCGGACGAGCCGTTCCATCGCCATAGAAACGGTACATACGGGGCGACTTCGGCGCAGAAAGACGAATCTGCAAGCGAGCGGCACCCTTCACCTGTTTAAGTTCGTTCACTAACTTCGAAGGCATATCCAAGCGGAGCCCTCTAGCCGTCGTGGTATCGGTGTCTTTAGCCTTAAGCATCTTCTTTGTCAGCTTGACTTGATAAGTCGTATCAACCGAGCCATCGCTTTCCCATTCCGTCAGGCTTTTGTACCAGGTCGTATCAGCTTCGTCCATCACATTCGAAAGGAACTTCTTATACGAAACAGAATCCGTGGATGTAAGTTTCCAGCTCACCGTGAAATCGACTTCTTCGTCAAAAGGAACATAATCCGACGGGATAGCGTTGTCTTCGTAGAAAGGCTTATGCCAGAACAGTCCCAAATACGCGCCCGAAGTATCCGATTCCGTAAACGACTTCATAAAATTCGACTTGGCTTCAAAAGCAATATCAAACACCAAGTCATGCGTAATGTTCGAAGAATGTCCAAGAACAGCACTGATGTCTGCAGACCTAGGCAACTCAGGAGCATACCTTTGGGCCGATGCCACCTTGATATTTTCAATGCTCAAAGTCTGCACCTTATAGCTACTCGGCAAGCCGCGAGCATCAAGCCAAGATTCCACACCATTTTCGTCAGAATCGAACAAGCAGGCGGTCAACGTAATTGTGCATAGCGATAGCGCCAACGCCAGTAAATGGGTCTTTTTCAAATGATTAAGCAATGTTTTCTTCACTCAGTACTCCGAGTCTAATCTGTAATTCCAAGGACAATATAGCAAATTAGGTACAAATAACCGCCAAAATTTCCTATATTTAGGCCCGAAAAAACTAGAGGATATTATGGCCCAATTCAACGCCCATTTTAGGAACATCAACGGGGACGATACTTACCCGCTGACCGACGTCATTTACCGCAGCAAAGTCGACGGTAGCTTGCTCGAAGTCGAACATGACCGCGCAGCACTTGCAAGCAAGAGCCCCGACGAATGGAAGAAGCTCTTTGCCGAACGCCGCATGAGCTTTGAACCGGCCGACATGAGCGGTATTTGGAGCAAGCGCGAAATGGTGCTTCCCGACATGCCTCTCGAAGACATCGTGACCATGCGCGAAGGCTGGAGCCCGCTGTTTGACGCCGCTCCGCTCGCAAAAGAAATGGGCATCAAGAGCCTGAAGGTCAAGCTTTGCGGTAACTCTCACACAGGTTCTTTCAAGGACCTCGGTATGACGGTTCTCGTGAGCCAGGTGAACCACATTATCAAGAAGGGTATTCACCCGATTGACGCTGTGGCTTGCGCCTCTACCGGTGACACCTCTGCCGCTTTGAGCGCCTACTGCGCCAAGGCCGGCATTCCGAGCATCGTGTTCCTGCCCGCCGGCAAGACGAGCGTTGCCCAGCTGATTCAGCCGATTTCTAACGGCAGCATCGTGCTCGCCCTCGACACCGACTTTGACGGTTGCATGAAGATTGTGCAGCAGGTCACTGCCGACAACCGCATTTACCTCGCCAACTCCATGAACAGCCTCCGCGTGGAAGGCCAGAAGACGATTTCTCCGGAAATCTGCCAGGAAATGGGCTGGAAGGTGCCCGACACCGTGATTATCCCGGGCGGCAACCTCGGCAACGTGAGCGCTCTGGCCAAGGGTTTCGAAGACTGCAAGGCCATGGGCCTTATCGACCGCATTCCTCGCATTATCGTGGCTCAGGCCGAAAACGCCAACCCGTTCTTCCAGGCTTACGAACGCGGTTTCGACAAGCTCGTTCCGATGCAGGCCAAGAAGACTCTCGCTAGCGCCATTCAGATTGGTAACCCGGTCAGCTATCCGAAGGCCGTGCGCGCCATCCAGAAGACGAACGGCATGGTCGTGAGCGTTACCGAAGAAGAACTCGCCAATGCCGCCCACCGCGGCGACCGTATCGGTCTCTACTGCTGCCCGCACACTGGCGTGGCTCTCGGCGCCCTCGAAAAGCTCGTTGCCGCAGGCAAGATCGATAAGGAAGAAAACGTGGTCGTCATCAGCACGGCACACGGCCTCAAGTTCACCGAATTCAAGGTCGGCTATCACGAAAAGAAGCTCGAAAACATCTGCTCCAAGTTCGCGAACCCCGTATTCAAGGCTCCGGCAGACCTCGGCGCCGTCATGGACATCTTGAAGAAAGAGATGGCCGAAAGAAGGCGCTAATGCGACAAATCGTCATTCCGGCCACCGCCGGAATCTAGAAAAGCTCCGCGTCAAAGCGGAGCTTTCTTGTTTTAGGAATTTTGAGCGGAGTCCAGCCGTTCCCCGATAACCAGGCTTAAATAGGCGATTGCGGCCGAAGATGCGGCAACCACGCTATCAGAACCATAGAACATAGCGCCGAAAACGACCGGAGCCAAGACCAGGAGCGTGGAAAACAGGATGTTGTTATTTGCAATGCTAAAGCGATTCATAATTTACCTCTCTTTTACGCATACAAATATACCTTTAAAATAATGACAAAAATTGTCATTTTGCAAACAATAAAAAAGGCGGGACTTGCCCGCCATATTAGCTAATAAAAAGAATTAGCCAAATATCTTGTTGTACAATTCCGGAGCGAACTTCTGGAAGTACCCCTGAATCAAGATTATCGCGATTACAACGGGAATCACCCACTTTACATAAAAGCGAACAATCTTATGAGTCGGGAACTTGAACCCTTTACCGGTATTGATTTCGGCATAGAACTTTTCTTCGCCCCAGCCGCGCTTATGACAACAGAACACGATAAACAAAATCGAACCGATTGGCAACAGCGTATTGGAGACTAAGAAATCTTCGAGATCCAGCACACAACTACCTTCGCCAAAAGGCTGGAAACCAGAAATCATATTGAAGCCGATGGCGCAAGGAATCGAAAGCAGCACTACCAGCACGGCATTCACGCGCACCACTTCCCTACGGTCAAAGCGGCGGGCATCGCGCCAGAAGGTCGTGATGTTTTCAAACACGGCCACCACAGTCGAAAGAGCCGCAAACGAAAGGAACAGGAAGAACGCCGCACCGCAAAGTCGCCCCGCAGGCATCTGCGAGAACACATTCGGAAGCGTCACAAAAATCAAGCCCGGCCCCGCATTGGGTTCAAGCCCAAAGGCAAAACAACTGGGAATAATAATCAGACCAGCAAGCAAGGCAACTGCGGTATCCAAGGCGCAAATATTGGCCGCCTCTTTTGCTATCGAATGATCCTTTTTGATATAACTTCCAAAAATGGTCATGGCTCCAATACCGAGACTCAGCGTAAAGAAGCTCTGACCCAACGCCGCAAAGAGCGCTTCGCCAATGCCGTTCTTCACAAGGTGGTCAAAATTGGGCAACAAGTAAAAACGCAAACCCGCCCCAGCACCAGGAAGCGTGACAGCGCGAATCGCAAGCGCAATCATAATGACAAACAAAAACGACATCATCCACTTGGTAATGCGTTCTACGCCCTTTTGGAGTCCGAGCGAAACAATACCGAAACCAATCAGCGTTGTCGCGACCATCCAGCCAACCTGAATCGCAGGACTTGCAAGCGTTTCGCCGAACATTGCGCCGACCTGTGCCGGAGTCACGTTCGAGAAATCGCCCACCACCATACGGTAGAAATAATAAAGCATCCAGCCGCAGACCGTGGTATAGAACATCATGAGCAGGTAGTTACCCGCAATCATGGGCCACTTCGCCAAATGCCACTTGGAATGTTTCGGTTCAAGTCGTTCAAAAGCACGACCCACACTGCGGTTCGCGGCACGGCCCACGGCAAATTCCGCCATGAGAATCGGAAGGCCGAACACGAGCAAGAAGAACAGGTAGATCACCACAAAAGCGGCACCACCGTACTGCCCCGTAATAAACGGGAAACGCCATACGTTACCTAGGCCAATGGCGCAGCCTGCCGAAATGAGGATGAACCCCATACGGGAAGCAAAGGATTCTCTGTTACTATTCATATAAAAAAATATAGAGTGTTGTAAGTTTTTTGTCACATTTTAGTTTCGAAGAATCCGATTAAAACGGATC contains:
- the thrC gene encoding threonine synthase produces the protein MAQFNAHFRNINGDDTYPLTDVIYRSKVDGSLLEVEHDRAALASKSPDEWKKLFAERRMSFEPADMSGIWSKREMVLPDMPLEDIVTMREGWSPLFDAAPLAKEMGIKSLKVKLCGNSHTGSFKDLGMTVLVSQVNHIIKKGIHPIDAVACASTGDTSAALSAYCAKAGIPSIVFLPAGKTSVAQLIQPISNGSIVLALDTDFDGCMKIVQQVTADNRIYLANSMNSLRVEGQKTISPEICQEMGWKVPDTVIIPGGNLGNVSALAKGFEDCKAMGLIDRIPRIIVAQAENANPFFQAYERGFDKLVPMQAKKTLASAIQIGNPVSYPKAVRAIQKTNGMVVSVTEEELANAAHRGDRIGLYCCPHTGVALGALEKLVAAGKIDKEENVVVISTAHGLKFTEFKVGYHEKKLENICSKFANPVFKAPADLGAVMDILKKEMAERRR
- a CDS encoding sodium-dependent transporter, which translates into the protein MNSNRESFASRMGFILISAGCAIGLGNVWRFPFITGQYGGAAFVVIYLFFLLVFGLPILMAEFAVGRAANRSVGRAFERLEPKHSKWHLAKWPMIAGNYLLMMFYTTVCGWMLYYFYRMVVGDFSNVTPAQVGAMFGETLASPAIQVGWMVATTLIGFGIVSLGLQKGVERITKWMMSFLFVIMIALAIRAVTLPGAGAGLRFYLLPNFDHLVKNGIGEALFAALGQSFFTLSLGIGAMTIFGSYIKKDHSIAKEAANICALDTAVALLAGLIIIPSCFAFGLEPNAGPGLIFVTLPNVFSQMPAGRLCGAAFFLFLSFAALSTVVAVFENITTFWRDARRFDRREVVRVNAVLVVLLSIPCAIGFNMISGFQPFGEGSCVLDLEDFLVSNTLLPIGSILFIVFCCHKRGWGEEKFYAEINTGKGFKFPTHKIVRFYVKWVIPVVIAIILIQGYFQKFAPELYNKIFG